A region of Deltaproteobacteria bacterium DNA encodes the following proteins:
- a CDS encoding MFS transporter has translation MGHSFNRNRSFQDEFHHPARYGWIVIAACTILMMAGLGIYYSFSVFFSSLQAEFGWTRAQTASVFSLYLVFSGIFSIAAGRALDRLGPRVVVVVMGLATGLSLVLMSGIHTAFELYIYYSVLLSLGTGPVYIIAMGTASQWFVRKRGTAVGIVGAGSALGTVILSPIGAWLITAYSWRQAYLVIGLLAVAVMLPAGLLLKKPPFAPDRVSAAGLSGESAPRTAPFSTMKITGATSFQIFFIIWFCYSFCLHLVMGHLVPKAEDLGMDRISAAATMSVLTATVIPCRLFSGIIADRIDRKTFFVIMALLHILVMAWATFACRPWMVFVFAGLYGFVYGAIDPPVIALVGDAFGAANIGSIMGLLMVAWGLGSAIGPYFGGLVFDLTGSYSPAFIVGGLSMGLAALYGCRLKL, from the coding sequence TTGGGCCATTCATTTAATCGCAACCGTTCATTCCAGGACGAATTCCACCATCCCGCCCGGTACGGATGGATCGTTATCGCCGCCTGCACCATCCTCATGATGGCCGGTCTCGGCATCTACTATTCCTTCAGCGTATTCTTCAGTTCACTGCAGGCTGAATTCGGATGGACGAGGGCTCAGACCGCCAGCGTCTTCTCGCTGTACCTGGTGTTTTCAGGCATCTTCTCCATCGCCGCCGGAAGGGCGCTCGACAGGTTGGGCCCCAGGGTTGTCGTTGTCGTCATGGGCCTTGCCACAGGGTTGAGCCTGGTACTGATGTCCGGCATACATACCGCCTTCGAGCTTTACATCTACTACAGCGTGCTCCTGTCACTGGGAACCGGCCCCGTGTATATTATCGCCATGGGCACGGCATCCCAATGGTTCGTCAGGAAAAGAGGCACGGCCGTCGGCATCGTCGGCGCCGGGTCCGCACTGGGAACGGTCATTCTGTCGCCTATCGGCGCCTGGCTGATCACGGCTTACAGCTGGCGTCAAGCCTACCTGGTTATCGGTCTTCTTGCCGTTGCCGTCATGCTTCCCGCGGGACTGCTGCTGAAAAAGCCGCCCTTTGCCCCGGACCGCGTATCCGCAGCCGGCCTTTCAGGAGAATCCGCCCCCCGCACGGCACCGTTTTCAACCATGAAAATCACGGGCGCAACCAGTTTTCAGATCTTTTTCATCATCTGGTTCTGCTATTCCTTTTGCCTGCACCTGGTCATGGGGCACCTTGTCCCCAAAGCGGAGGATCTGGGTATGGACCGTATCAGCGCCGCCGCAACCATGAGCGTTCTGACCGCCACCGTAATACCGTGCCGTCTTTTCTCCGGCATCATCGCCGACAGGATCGACAGGAAAACATTTTTCGTCATCATGGCGCTGCTGCACATTCTGGTCATGGCATGGGCGACCTTTGCATGCCGCCCCTGGATGGTTTTCGTGTTTGCCGGCCTCTACGGTTTTGTCTACGGCGCCATCGATCCGCCTGTCATTGCTCTGGTCGGCGATGCCTTCGGCGCAGCGAATATCGGTTCCATCATGGGTCTTTTAATGGTGGCGTGGGGCCTGGGATCGGCAATCGGACCTTATTTCGGCGGTTTGGTCTTCGATCTCACAGGCAGCTACTCCCCGGCTTTCATCGTCGGCGGCCTGTCCATGGGCCTGGCAGCTCTTTACGGCTGTCGGCTGAAATTATGA
- a CDS encoding beta-ketoacyl-[acyl-carrier-protein] synthase family protein, with protein MHTTPDKSTSQASEKVVVTATALVTALGDDIETVWQRLLNRESAIRLIARFDVDRECYAAKVAALIQDLKRRGDRSLLIPLLDRLIDTLGTVPADAALIAATIKSGIDNLESICRGDRAAFEDILLSALGRQIDQSAGPMRANSGGPAGKPVCISASCASSAIAVAQGAAMITSGLADAVLICCADIVTEYVFSGFSCLKALSPSPCQPFDRDRRGLSLGEGAAALLLMSDRRAKKEGRNILGTIRGWGVSNDAAHITAPARGGKGLIQAVDDALNAARIPTGEIAAICAHGTGTVYNDRMELDAFGHVFGRRKLPVFSVKGSLGHMLGAAGGVEIILSLKALAAGTVPPTVGFQNPDIGAAGRVSADAQSIAAGCLLTTNSGFGGVNAAVVVGR; from the coding sequence ATGCATACGACACCCGACAAAAGCACATCGCAAGCATCCGAAAAGGTCGTGGTAACCGCCACCGCCCTGGTAACCGCTCTGGGCGACGACATTGAAACCGTGTGGCAGCGCCTTTTGAACCGGGAAAGCGCCATCCGGCTCATCGCGCGTTTTGACGTGGACCGGGAATGTTATGCGGCCAAGGTGGCTGCGCTGATTCAAGACCTGAAACGTCGGGGCGATCGCTCGCTTCTAATCCCCCTGCTGGACCGCCTCATCGATACGTTGGGAACGGTTCCGGCCGATGCCGCCCTGATTGCCGCCACCATCAAATCGGGCATCGACAATCTGGAATCGATCTGCCGCGGCGACCGGGCCGCTTTTGAAGATATATTGTTGAGCGCCCTTGGCAGGCAAATCGATCAATCGGCGGGACCGATGAGGGCCAATTCCGGCGGGCCGGCGGGCAAACCGGTATGCATCAGCGCCTCCTGCGCCTCTTCGGCCATTGCCGTAGCCCAGGGCGCCGCCATGATCACAAGCGGGCTGGCAGATGCCGTGCTGATTTGCTGTGCAGACATTGTCACCGAATATGTTTTTTCGGGCTTTTCCTGTCTGAAAGCGCTCTCGCCGTCACCCTGCCAACCGTTCGACCGCGACCGGCGGGGTCTTTCGCTAGGGGAAGGGGCCGCCGCCCTTTTGCTGATGTCTGACCGCAGAGCGAAAAAGGAAGGGCGCAACATCCTGGGAACCATCCGCGGATGGGGTGTCAGCAACGATGCCGCCCACATCACGGCACCTGCCCGCGGCGGGAAGGGGCTGATTCAGGCCGTCGATGACGCGCTCAATGCAGCCCGTATCCCCACCGGAGAAATTGCCGCTATCTGTGCCCATGGCACCGGCACCGTTTACAACGACCGCATGGAGCTGGACGCCTTCGGCCATGTTTTCGGCCGGCGCAAACTGCCGGTTTTTTCAGTGAAGGGCTCCCTCGGGCATATGCTGGGTGCTGCAGGGGGGGTAGAGATCATCCTGAGCCTCAAAGCGCTGGCAGCCGGCACGGTACCCCCGACCGTCGGGTTCCAAAACCCCGACATCGGCGCCGCGGGGCGGGTCAGCGCCGATGCACAATCGATTGCAGCCGGTTGCCTGTTAACCACCAATTCGGGCTTCGGCGGCGTGAATGCCGCCGTTGTGGTCGGCCGTTAG